AAGTGGTCTGGAAGTTATTTGGGAGTTACATACCTGACTGCTCAGCTgcttaaaatattttggaagctCAGGCAGCTCATCACTGCAGGAGCATCCCCTGCCCAGCACAAAGCGCAGGCAGGGCTTTCCGCTTCAGAGGCGAGGGCAACAATCCAAAGTGGCTGTACAGACAAAACGAGCCCACCATTCACAGTGACTTTCCCAAGGGCTCATCCTCAGCCTTCTTGGAGGAATTCAGCCTAAGAATCATGGTTCAAGCTTTAAGTTGTCAGGAGGAAGGCTCATTTGCCTGTGACTTCTGTCCAAATAAACTAGCACAAAGTGAGGTGTCCTGCTCCACTGATCCaaccttcattcttctgagatatcaaaaaaaaccccacaccactacACTCAGGACCATGACATTTATTGAAGGCTGGTTTACAATCTCACCCATCACATCCTCCTCACAATTCAGTTTCCCTAAATAAAAAGAGCATTGATGTAACAGAGAATTCTGCCCACCTCTGGCCGCTTGAGCCACGGAGCACCCAGtcatcccctctttgtcccaagtgcCACCTGAACAGGCCATCTGCcaccttcactgaccttggtgaaGAATCCAATACTGCGCAACAGGGTAAGTGGCAGCAAACAGAGCAGCATGCAGTGGGGGGAGAAGTAGAGATGTCCCATTTCCAGCATGTACGCAAAAAGCATTTCCTGCAGAGGAAATATCTTCTCCATGCCTGAAATCTGTTTACTACAGAAAACGAATCTCTGCTCCTCTCACCCCAGCCACAACCCATGCGATCTGTGCCTTCAGTTTTCACTGCTACGGCTCAAACTGTCCTCACAGTTGAGATGTCCCCTTGCTCAGCTGACACCTGAAAACAAATGGGTTTGACCGCAGAGTGAGCGCCGAGTGTCCCTGTTCCATAATCCAGGACCTGCAAGTCTGTGCTGCCCCGGCTCTGCCAGCCTAAAGGCACTGCAGCGTCACGGGGACACCCGACGGCCACTGCAGCGTGGGGACACCCAACAGCCACAGCATTTGCGCAGTCAGGGAGTCACCTGGGCTGCTGGCGCGTCCCAGGAGTGAACAGATGAAAACTCTGCTCCTGTTGCTCAAACTGCCTGGAAAGGGGCAATTCTCAAATGTAGCTTATGGGTCAGTGCAGCCACTGCTCTGACCGCACATGGGAGGAATGCAGGTTTGTTGTCAAGAGTGTTCAGTTTTATTTGATTAAGAATTAAAAATGGGTTGAATTCTCATTTCCCCTGCTTTTACCAGTGAGGAAATTGCAAAGATTCTTTTGGAAGGGGCTGATCTGGTAGGTAGAGGTCATCAGGCTAGCTACTGCTGCAGAGCTGGCCTCACTGTGGCAGCTGGAGGAGCACAGACTGTCCGGAGGGCAGGTAGGTGATGTTGCGGGACCGGGAGAGCTGGTACGCGATGTCCTCGGCTGCCTCCAGCTTGCGCAGCTCGATCAGGCCATCGCCCGCTGTGGCCAGCGAGTTGGCGATCAGCTCAGCAGCCTTCGAGTCTCCCTCGGCAGAGATGACGGCTGCCTTCTTCTGCTGCTCCGCCTGAGAGGAAACACATGAGAAGGGGAATAAGCAACAGAGAAAACAAGAGCAAAGAGAAAGAAGATGCTGTTGtcacatttaaaatgtaaattccCACTTCACCAGCCTACTGGTCTTTTCCCTGGTAGCAGAGCTAAGACAGAAGGTGCTgtctcctccctgctcctccaggCAGACATTTCTGTTCAGCACTCCAGTAAGACCATGACATGGTAGTAAAAGCAAAAAGGTCCCAAAGCCCAATAAAACAGACCTTACACTTGATCTATCCAACCATCATGTGCCAGATCTGAGAACTGAAACAGCTTTATGACCCTAAGTGACTTTGTAATTCAACCTGCCAGGTCTCTGGGACAGGTGAGATGTTCACAGGGGGAAAGGAGACACCAGGAACCATTTCCAGGTTTCTCTGAAGGACAAGGTACCTTTTCCACGATGAATCGGGCTCTCTCTGCTTCTTGCTGGGCCACCTGCTTCATCTCCACCGCCTCCGTGAACTCCTTGCCAAAGGTCAGGTGGGTCTGCGAGGCAGAAATCAGGCAAAGTCCACAATGCTGACACCATGCAACCCGCGCAACTCCCGGGGGAGGCAGCTGCCCGCCCCAGTGCCGCTGGAACGGAGGTGGAACACCAGTGTCCCTGAAAGGACAGGAACTTGGACACGCACGCCTCCCCAGCCAGTGCTGAAGTTTCAAGGGAGATGCCACCAGCACAACTCCAGCAGCCCAGCTGGACCCAGCACATCCTGTGTCCCAGGGTGCTCATGGAGCAGCTGCCTCCTCTACAGCAACGTGCAGCCTCATCCATCACCCACAGCCACACTTGCTCTTCATTTTAACCGTAAAAACCCTGCAACAGTGACGTCTGCTGATAAGCCAGTGCAGCGGGGCCTTCAAGGGCTCGCTCAAGGTCACAGACGGCCAGTGACAAAACCAGAGGTGCTGCCTTGAGCTGGAACCACAAAATCCCACAGACAGACAAACACAGTCCACATGTCATCCACTGATTTCCCACTGCTCTTACTGGCACAGACTGCAGAGAGGAAGAGCTGAAAAGGGAGAACTCTTACCAAGGACACATCGTCCAGGATGAGCCCGAAGGTCGCCGCTCTCTCCGTGAGGTCCTCGCTCACCTGCCGGGAGACCAGCTCTCTCTGTGTGATCAGCTCTCCAGCATCAAACCGAGCCTGAAATTGGGACAGACAACAGTGAGAAGGAAGTTCCAGAAGTGACAGATTATCTGTGCCTGGCCTGTCTGTGCACCCGTGAGCCCCAGAGTTAATCCCGTTCTCCCCAGGCTGGCTAACCCTGAGCTGCCCCAGCACGCAAAGCGAAAGACAGAACGACTGGGAATTTGAGCCTAAGCTGGAGGGGAGGTTCCCCAGTTGAGCAGTGGAACCCAGCAGCTTCTCGCTGTCCTTACCACAACAGACTTGAGGATTTCGGTTGTGATTGAGGGCAGGACACGCTCATCGTAGTCCTCGCCAATACTGGTGAAAATCCGTGGTAACTGGGCAGTCACTGGTCTGAACAGGATACGCAATGTGATGTTCACATTCTGTAGATCTACAGGAAGAAAGTTGGGAGTTTAGTGGCAAACCATGGGGATAGGAGATATAACTGTGGAAAGATATATAAATGAAAAAGAGTAAACATTCAGGTTTCTTTTTGCCAGCAAAGACAAATTATTTTCACGGCTCCTTTCCAAATCCACCTCACAGGTAAGACTTAAGTTTCAGATTGTTTGTGATGCAGGGAATTACCTGCCCTACTGTAAAGGCAGAGAGTTCCCCTTTAAAGGGGAGAAGTGAAGGACTGAAGGAAAGGTCTCTTCAATCTGTTCTGTAACTAAAAAGACAGATAAAACCATTCCCGACTCTGTGCCAAACTGGACTTGGGACGTGTGGAATCGCCAcgtccagaaacaaacaaacaaattaaaaataaactaaaaaccaTCATCAGAACATCTGGTTCTCTTACGGTTGCTGGGTCCAAACACTCACCTTTGCTGCCCGTGATCACAGGAATGTTGCGGGGGCGAGAGCGGCAGTCGAAAATGATGGGTTTCTGTACCCAGGGGATGAGGAAGTGGGTACCTTCCCCCACCACCACGTCCTGGACCCCACGGAACCGGTCAAAGATGACGGCTCTGTGTCCCGCGTCAACTAGAGGAGGAAACAGCGCGTCAGGCTTGAGTGTAAAACAGCCCAGTGAGGCCTCGGCTCTATTTCCCCCAGTGCCATTAGCAAGAAGAGCACAGAGCAGCCAAGATACTGACAAAGAACACCCGGCGTGAACTGGAAGCACTCAGCTTGTCCCACTCACCGTTGTACAGGGCAGAATTGACAACTCCACCTGCCACGGCCAACCCCAGGCCGAGCTTCCCCAGGCTCTCAAACACCTTCGCAGCCATTTCACACCTCCCGGTCCAGCCCCTTCGAAGAGTCCCACCTGCAAAAACCCACCGGCCCGTTAAAACCGCGTTGCTCGAGGCCGAGGGCTCCGTGTGCGGGCAGTGCCCCCGGCAGCTCTTCCCTGCTCGGCTCCGGCCCGCGGCCCCGCACACACTCTGGTCCCCCGCAGGGCCCCGCCGCACCGCCCCAGCTCCCCGCTCCCGGCCCCTTCATACCCGGACATGCGTCGGCCGCCTCCCGCAGCCCCGACCCCCCAAGGCCTCCGGCTGCCCCTGCCGGGTCCCGCTCCCTCGCAGGCCTCTCACCCCCGGGACAGGCGCTCCGTGGGCCAAGGGCCCACTCCCACCCGCAGGCCACAGCTCAGCCCCCTCCATCCCAAAGACCGCGGGACCTACCGGGACCTACCGGGATTTACCGGGATCTCACGGTTCTCCCGCCCCCCACACCCGCCCGCTCCCCTGCCGCCGCGCCCCTGACCTCCACATGAATCCCCGGCCGCCCGCCCCAGCGCGCCTGCGCGCCTCGCCAATAAATCCGCTCCTCATTGGCCTACGTCTCTCCCCGCGGCATTCTGGGACTTGTAGTCCTACCGGGCCCCTCCCGCTGCCGGGCGGCATACAACTCCCGGCGAGCCCCGCGGCGGCCCGGCCGCTGAGCAAGGCCGCTCTCTATTGGCTGCGGCTCACCGCTGCCCGCAAGGCCTCTCGGGAGCTGTAGTCCCTGCGGGGGGAAGCCACGTGGGTGCCGGGCTGTCCCCGCCGCGCTCCGGGCACGGGAGAcaacggcggggccgggccgggccggtccAGCACCGAGCACAGGGGCAGCGGGGCCGGTGGCGGGTGGAGGGTTTTGGCGATGCTGAGGCGGGGACCCCGGGCTGCGGCCACATCCCGCGCCTGCCCGCGGCACGGCCCCCGGGGCGGGACGCACCCGCCGTGCGCTCTGTCCCTGTTGGCGTGAGAAGCCCCCCGGCCCCCGGGGCAGCCCCCGACCCGCTGCAGACAAAGGCCCCTTGTTCCCCGCCGGTATCCCGCTCCGGCCCGCGCCCCGCGAGCAGCTCGGCGGTGCCGCTAGAGGGAAGCAGCGCCCGCCCGTCCGACCCACGGATCCTCATCaaatgggaaaaaagaaagagggggGAAATGAGAACCCCACCCgctgcccaggaagagcccagagGAGCCGCCTTGTCCCGCGCAGCCCCGTCCTGTTCCCACCGTGcaccctccccgtgtccccgctgaaGAGGAGCAGCACGAGGTGTTTGGTGTGGCCAGATCTGCCGGGGCCCCCCTGGATCCCAGTTGGAATGGGGGTGCCCCACGGACCGCGACCAAGCCCTAAAAGCTGCCCCAAGCAGGACCGCTTTGCAGTCACTGGTCCCCAAACCTCACGGTGCTGCAACCTCATTTGGGGTCAGATCCTGACAATCCTCAGCTGCCGCAAATGAGAAGCACGAAGCTGAATTTTGGGTGCTTCTGCACCCCCTCAGCCACATCCACCCCGGAGCATCCACCTCCagcccagcggcagcaccagccccacggCCCAGCACCGGCCCAGCGCAGCCCCCCGGGCCGCTGGGCTTCCCCCAGGATGACTTCGTCCCAGGAGGCTTCTATTGACTTGCATCTAATCCAATAACAACAGCCTAATTGGTGACAAAGCCGCGGCTATAAACACCGAGAGATTTATTCCCTTTTGACGTGAGATTCACACAGGACACAATTCAATTATTAAACTTGGGATTTATGGAGCTGGGGCTTTGTACCACCCGCCTGGCATCTCCCCACGCTTTGTATTTCATCACAGCCGTTGTGGGTGCGTTGACTGCTGGGTTTGTGCAGCCCTTTCCCTTTCCATTGCCACAGAAAATGAGTGTTTCCCATTCACGCAGAAGATGGAAAAAGGCTCACGGCAATGGGGATTTTTGGCCAGGTTTTAGGGTGGGAGCCCCGGGAGCCGCCGGGTTGGAGCCGGTGACACCCGCACGGCGAAACCAGAGCAAAATGGGTCCTTTGTGTGGGGAATATCTGGCGGGTGATTCAGCCAGGGCTGACGCCGGCGGTACGGGCTGGCATGCTGCTTGGCGACATGTAGGGACCCACCATGTGTCCCCACCACCCGCTGAGACCGTCCCTGGCTTTGTGAGCTGGGGGACATGGCACAAACCCTTGGTGACCGGTGACTCGATGGGTTTGGGATGGAGCTGAGGGGCTGAACAGCCCTGGAGCAGCCAGGAGCATCCTGTGCTCCAGGGAACCAGGTGAGGGTGGCCATGGAGGTGCACCCCAAAACGGTGCCAGGGGCCTGGGAGTCTGGAACCCCACAGCTGGGTGGTGAGGGATCGGCTCTGGTCCCAGGGCTGTGAGCTGCACCCCTCACTTGAGTCTCTTAACGAGGCCGTTACCGTCCACCACATTTTGGGGGGACATTCCTCCAAGGGGCAGAGAAACGGCAGCTTCAAGAAGTGGCTCATTGTCCTCAGGCGGTGGCAGCCCGGCCCAGCCGCGGCCACCGCTCATGGGAACAAAAAgcctcctcttctgcagcccctgcAACCGGCAGCCctgcccgccgctgcccccgAAAAATTTATGGCATGAAGTTTGCAAACGGCAGAGAATCCGAGCGCTCGGCGGGCGGTGACCCCGGGGACGTGGGGCCACAATGCGTCGATCCGCACGGGCTGAAAACGGCTTTTGGCAGGAATGACATTTTCCAACCCAAAGCCTCGGTCTGTTTTGCAGGGGCGGGATGGGGCTGATGCTGCTGCCCCGTTCCCACCCGCCCAGCCCCGCACGGGGGTCCCAGCCCAAACCGCGGCGGCTCCAGCCCCGCGCCCGGCGCGTAACCCAGTTAGTCTCAATaagcatttaaattaaattagTTAAACTACATTAAACCCCTGCGAGGACACGGTTCAGAGTGGAAACGGTCTTAATGTGATTTCAGCTGACTTCCCTGCCACAATTTGCAAGTCAGAGAAATCGAATTAAGGCTGTTTTCGTTCTGAACTCTGTCCACACAGGCCCGTAATGCAGTTTAATTAATCTGCTTTAAAAGTGAGCCTGTCTTTCATTCGGGCAACTTCGCCTGACTCACCCTGGAGAAGCAAAACCCACCCCGGGCAGGCACGGGGCTCGGCTCCATCTTTGGGCACGGGGAGCCCTGGAGGGTTTAGAGAAAACCAGAATTATCCCTAATCCCATCACGGGATAATCCGGGGTCAGGCCCGGGGAGCCGGAGCGcccggcagcgccgcgggcaccgGGACCGGTCCTGGGCGCTCTGCGATCGTTATCACCCGTTAACCAAGTTTGCTCTTCGGGAGCGAGCGGCTGGAAGCGGCCGCATTAACCCCGCACCGGGGAGGGGTCGGAAccgccgggggggccgggccaGGGGCagccagccccccaaaccccgcagcCCCTTCATCTGCCCCGCACCCTCCAGCCCCTCCGCAGTTTGCACTGAATTTGCGCTGCTCTCCGGCCCCAAAACCCGACCCGGGGGGTCTGGGTGCTCCCCCGGTGCGGGGGTCGCTCCCATCGCAGCCCGTTTTCTCTGCAAAGGTAAAATGGTATGTCCATAAAGCAGCCCCAATTAAAAGGGAGTTAATGACTTAATGAATCATAACAAAATCTGCTTGCATTAGCACACGAACCGTTGACCCTCTCGGGTTGTGGCTATCAGCTCTTTAATTGCAatcctttttatttccttcccagcAAATTGGCTGCTCGCTAAGGGTGTTGGGGAAGCGGTGGGGGCTCTGCAGGGCGGGGGGCAGGTAAAGCCCAGCCTAGAGGGGTGGGCCCCCCGCACCCCACCCCGCACAGACACCCCAATAACACTCGGGCTCTGTCTGAcgtctccccttccccttccttccaggGTCACCCTCGGTCGTTCGCGGCCTCCCCCAACCCTCCGCACCCCCAAAAAGGTGGGGGCTGCATCCCGGGGAGTCCCGAGGGGGTCAGGGAGAGGTCGGGGGTGTTTTagtcttcctgtaatgtctttaATTGCTCATCTATTCAGTGCAATTAGTCGCAGGTGCTTGCTCTGCCTGCGTGACCCCGGTGGGGGCCGCTCCAGCCCGGCCAAGGGCAGCTCATCCCCGGCACCCCCCGGGCAGGAGGGGGAGATGCTGCGCTGCAGCCCCCCCCGCGAATAGCAGCCGGAGCATCCTCAGCCCGGCCAGGACCGCGCTGAGCCCCGGGACGAGGGTGCTGAGCCCCCCGGGGAAAAAAGCCCCCCCGCTTTCCGCTGCCTCGGAGCGGGCAGGAACGGAGCCCGTGGCTGCCGAAGGGAAACAATCCGGTGCTTTGTGGCCGTGGACAAACCCCCCCACAACCCGGAACGGCGGCGGGGTCAGGGGGCCCCGGACCGCGGGAGTCGGGGCAGGAACCGGCAGCGAAAGCCGGGCGGGGGGCGCAGCGCTGGGGGGTCACAGGTGTggggtcacccagccctgctctgtgcccacagcacagCCTGCCCAGCCGGGCAGCCCATGGGGGGTGGCAGCCGCCCCTCCGTTGCCTCCAGCCCTTCCCTGTAGCTCCTCCAGCTGCTAAAAGGCCGGGGGGGTCTGTGCCAAATGCATCCCCAGCGCACCCCAGGCATCACTCCCCCCATGGCTCCATCCCAGCGCCTTCATTCCCTGGCACCGTTCGCAACCGGGAGCTCTCGGAGATTGAACCTTTTGCTGCCTGTTTCTCCATCCACCCCAATCTCAAAGCACTTTAACTGTCTGCCGATTGATCCCCTGAATTCCCCGCTGACACGCGTAATGTTTGATTTGCGGATACTGGGAAAGAGGCAGCTCGGGGGCTGCGCGGATCCATCCTGAACGCGGCTGCGCTCGGGTCGCGGAGCGTCAGGGAGAAGATGCTGAGAAAGCCGGTTCTGCATGGGCTCGGGGTGGCCGGAGCAGAGCGGGGGTCTCTGGGGCAGCCCCCAGGGCTCAGcccccagtctggctcccaggccCCCGCAGCAAAGTTCACGGTCACCGAAAGCTGTTGCTGAAACACCCCCAAAGCTGGGAGGGCAAAGGCACAGCCTGATTTTGCGCTGTGGAGAACCTGCTGAACTGGGATGGACCTGGGGGGCTCTGGGAAAATCACCCCCCTCTGGTTCCCTGTTCCTGATGCTCTTGTCCCCAGGATAACTCCTGGCTGTCCCTGGATCTGGCCGTGCGATGGGGCCACATTCTGCCCCTTCCCCGCTTTGCAACAGGCAGAGCTGCAAAGCTGCCCCAGGTGCGGGCGCCGGAGCGGGTGGGAGGGAGCGAGCGGGATGTAATGAGGTCCCTGAGCTGCTGATGTTCCAAATGCACCATCCATCTATGTTTCATTCTGCACGCAGAGCGCTGCACCCTGCTCCCGGGAGGGCTCGTCTGGAGAAGCCCATAAGTGCTCTGCGGTTTCTTTTCAAACTCCCTGACAGCAACCAGGGACCTCCAGAGCAAAACCACCTCCGGGGCCCAAGCCAgaggggacccccagggacccccacagcCGCAGCGCCTGCATCAGCACTGGGGATGCTCTGGTGGGACACCAGCACCTTCCAGGGAAACAAGCATGGAAGGAGCAGCTCCTCCCCAGGAGCCCCTGGCCACCAGGAACCCCTCCAGGGAACCCTCTGGAGAAGTTCGTGTCCGGGGCTTGAGCACCCCAAGTGGCTTTTCCAAGGGCTTTCCAACAATGAACAGGCTCTGGAACCCTGTGTGCCCCAGAAAATCTGAGCTCGAGGATGAGAGTGAAGATGGGGGTGTGCACAAAGACAAATCTCGTCCAGAGCCACTCGTTGTCTGCCTTAGAGACCCTCAGCCAGGGACGGACGTGCCTTCCTCCTCCTGGGCGATGATTCAGCCCATCTAAGACATAAATTGTCCCCGGAAGATTCCTGTCCCTCTTATCGACTGGAAGGAGACCAGAGCAGCTACATTATTCATCGAAGTATCTCAGTCCGGTGCCCGAGGTGAAGATGCCGCTTCCAGAGCACACAGCAGGCACCTCGCTGTGGGTTTAAGCCTTGACAgatgggtcagagagacccaagccaggctcagcccctgctccCGGGGGCTCATtgagctgcagctctgctgctgatggGGTCACCACCACCCACCGAGCaccctggggagcaggatatggccCGAGGGGCTCAGCGCTGACACATGGATTGAACAGGGTGAAGCCTCCAGCTCCTCGCAGGCCCTGGGCTGAGcgggggcagctccagcccccaTTTCCCAGACAGATGCAACATCCTCCCGAGCATCTCCGTGCAGGAAACAGCCACGGATGGACGAGGCTCCCTGCAAGGAAAACTGCTCCGGGTCGTCTGGTCAAGGCCAGGTCTGAGAGCTGGTTAAATAACTCCAGAGCATCATCCACCGTGAAGAAAGATAACAGCGATCCCCCCGGCTTCTCAGCTCGCTCTGGAGCAGGTTGCACACGGGGAGCCCAGGGAGACAGCCGGCACGGCTCGAGGCCATAAATCAACCTCCAGGGTTCCTAATGGGACCCTGATTTATCTCCTGCCTCTGTCTGAACTAATTGAGTTCATTCCACTCGGTGATTCATGCCATGGAAATGGGTTCCAGAGAAAAT
Above is a window of Patagioenas fasciata isolate bPatFas1 chromosome 22, bPatFas1.hap1, whole genome shotgun sequence DNA encoding:
- the PHB1 gene encoding prohibitin 1, translating into MAAKVFESLGKLGLGLAVAGGVVNSALYNVDAGHRAVIFDRFRGVQDVVVGEGTHFLIPWVQKPIIFDCRSRPRNIPVITGSKDLQNVNITLRILFRPVTAQLPRIFTSIGEDYDERVLPSITTEILKSVVARFDAGELITQRELVSRQVSEDLTERAATFGLILDDVSLTHLTFGKEFTEAVEMKQVAQQEAERARFIVEKAEQQKKAAVISAEGDSKAAELIANSLATAGDGLIELRKLEAAEDIAYQLSRSRNITYLPSGQSVLLQLPQ